A region of Triplophysa dalaica isolate WHDGS20190420 chromosome 20, ASM1584641v1, whole genome shotgun sequence DNA encodes the following proteins:
- the LOC130409181 gene encoding 2-epi-5-epi-valiolone synthase isoform X3, with product MVVSPIIFTYRVMQCERLLDASNDTLLFGHIFNPTELQALKTNINGIKRFIVIDDTVNQLYGSQVAAYFEARNVIYKILPLPTTEENKSMLLVTKILEEVHKFGIDRRTEPIIAIGGGVCLDIVGLAASLYRRRTPYIRVPTTLLAYVDASVGAKNGVNFANCKNKLGSYVPPVATFLDRTFLRTLPHRHISNGMAEMLKMALMKHKGLFELLENDGKHLLDTSFQESEERTENMNKDAARVSTRLAIETMMEELAPNLWEDDLDRLVDFGHIISPELEMKTLPALLHGEAVNIDMAFMIYLAHETGLLTAEEKSHILVCMRGLELPLWHVDCTMDLIQKSLAERLKHSAGRLRMPLPTGLGQARIFNDIEDSILCRAFKKWCDEQRVDQ from the exons ATGGTGGTCAGTCCCATCATCTTCACCTATCGAGTCATGCAATGTGAAAGATTACTGGATGCAAGCAATGATACCTTACTTTTTGGCCACATCTTTAATCCTACAGAGCTTCAAGCTCTTAAAACCAACATCAATGGAATAAAACGGTTCATCGTTATCGATGATACAGTTAACCAACTTTACGGCTCCCAGGTTGCAGCATACTTTGAAGCAAGAAATGTGATTTACAAGATCCTGCCTTTGCCAACAactgaagaaaacaaatctATGCTACTTGTGACCAAAATCTTGGAGGAGGTCCATAAATTCGGTATTGATCGTCGTACAGAGCCAATCATCGCTATTGGGGGCGGGGTGTGTCTTGATATTGTGGGTCTGGCGGCTTCTCTATATCGGAGACGTACTCCATATATTCGTGTTCCTACTACTCTTTTGGCGTATGTTGATGCCAGTGTGGGGGCCAAAAATGGAGTCAACTTTGCCAACTGTAAAAACAAGCTGGGGTCATACGTGCCCCCTGTGGCAACGTTCCTGGACAGGACTTTTCTGCGCACTCTACCACACCGCCATATTTCTAATGGGATGGCCGAGATGTTGAAG ATGGCACTGATGAAACACAAAGGACTGTTTGAGCTTTTGGAGAACGATGGCAAACATTTGTTGGACACCAGTTTCCAAGAATCAGAAGAACGTACAGAAAACATGAATAAAGATGCAGCGAGAGTATCAACTAGACTGGCCATAGAGACCATGATGGAGGAACTCGCCCCAAACCTGTGGGAGGATGACCTCGACAGACTTGTGGACTTTGGGCACATCATCAGTCCAGAACTTGAAATG AAAACACTTCCAGCGCTGCTTCATGGAGAAGCTGTGAACATAGATATGGCTTTCATGATTTATTTAGCTCATGAAACGGGCTTGCTGACGGCAGAGGAAAAAAGTCATATCTTAGTGTGTATGAGGGGTCTAGAGCTCCCTCTGTGGCATGTGGATTGCACCATGGACCTCATTCAGAAATCACTTGCTGAACGACTCAAACACTCTGCTGGACGTCTGAGGATGCCTCTACCTACAGGACTTGGCCAAGCAA GAATCTTCAATGACATAGAAGACAGCATCTTATGCCGTGCATTCAAGAAATGGTGTGATGAACAAAGAGTGGACCAATAA
- the mitfb gene encoding melanocyte inducing transcription factor b isoform X2 → MEPLIVHRPGLFHFSRFNPSEQQHGSSKPPLGSSAMTSRILLRQQLMREQLQEQERREQQRRQSASYGQHSVTQTPAINVTAPSALSSATQVPMEVLKVQTHLENPTKYHIQQAQRQQVKAYLSTTTLGGKLGSQALSLPCPSQATDHGGMPPGPGNSAPNSPMALLTLNSNCEKEMDDVIDDIISLESSYNDDIMGLSLDPALQMVNTIPVTANLMDMYPSIHPPVISISNSCPANLSNIKREYSVIPSPAMMHMMEKPSSCGKFENYQRPEGFPVEAEVRALAKERQKKNNHNLIERRRRFNINDRIKELGTMIPKSNDPDMRWNKGTILKASVDYIRKLQREQQRAKELENRQKKLEHANRHLMLRIQELEMQARAHGLAIASSALCPSELAARAIKREAALGDCTQDMYPHAHPSSCPDMGRTSTLDLNDGTITFNDGHRSGPNLSADARAYGLVPKARGAKLDDILMDDTLSPVATSDPLLPSVSTESSRKNSMSMEENEHVC, encoded by the exons ATGGAGCCTCTGATTGTCCACAGACCCGGCTTATTTCATTTCAGCCGCTT taATCCATCTGAGCAGCAGCATGGCTCCTCGAAGCCCCCGCTGGGTTCCTCGGCCATGACCTCTCGTATCCTGCTCCGCCAGCAGCTGATGCGCGAGCAGCTCCAAGAGCAAGAGCGCCGCGAGCAGCAGAGACGCCAGAGCGCATCTTACGGTCAGCACTCCGTCACCCAGACCCCTGCCATCAACGTCACCGCACCCTCCGCTCTGTCCAGTGCCACCCAGGTGCCCATGGAAGTCTTGAAG gTTCAAACCCATCTTGAAAATCCCACCAAGTATCACATCCAGCAGGCTCAGAGGCAGCAGGTGAAAGCTTATCTGTCTACCACTACTCTGGGAGGAAAGCTTGGATCGCAGGCGTTGAGTTTGCCGTGCCCCAGCCAGGCCACAGATCACGGGGGAATGCCTCCGGGGCCGGGCAACAGCGCCCCAAACAGTCCCATGGCCTTACTGACACTGAACTCCAACTGCGAGAAAGAG ATGGATGATGTCATTGATGACATAATTAGTTTGGAATCAAGCTACAATGATGATATAATGGGACTCTCCTTGGACCCTGCGCTTCAGATGGTCAACACG ATTCCTGTGACGGCCAATCTCATGGACATGTACCCCAGCATTCATCCTCCTGTAATTTCTATCAGTAACTCCTGCCCTGCTAACCTATCCAATATTAAAAGGGAATACTCTG TTATTCCATCTCCAGCCATGATGCACATGATGGAGAAGCCCAGCTCCTGCGGCAAGTTTGAAAACTATCAAAGGCCTGAAGGGTTTCCTGTGG aGGCAGAAGTTCGCGCTCTCGCAAAGGAAAGGCAAAAAAAGAACAACCATAATCTGA TTGAGAGAAGACGAAGGTTCAACATCAACGATCGAATCAAAGAACTGGGGACTATGATCCCGAAATCAAACGACCC GGACATGCGCTGGAACAAGGGCACCATTCTTAAAGCTTCTGTGGACTATATCAGAAAACTTCAGAGAGAGCAGCAACGTGCCAAAGAACTGGAGAACCGTCAGAAGAAGCTCGAACATGCCAACCGTCATCTGATGCTCAGGATACAG GAGTTAGAAATGCAAGCTCGAGCACATGGACTTGCCATCGCCTCTTCTGCGCTCTGTCCGTCCGAGCTGGCGGCCCGGGCTATAAAACGAGAGGCAGCCCTCGGAGACTGCACCCAGGATATGTACCCCCACGCACACCCGTCTTCCTGCCCGGACATGGGCCGAACGAGCACCCTAGACCTTAATGACGGTACAATCACCTTTAACGACGGCCACCGTTCAGGCCCTAACCTGTCCGCTGATGCGCGGGCATATGGTCTCGTCCCGAAAGCACGCGGAGCTAAACTCGACGACATCCTGATGGACGACACATTGTCACCCGTAGCAACGAGCGACCCGCTCCTCCCCTCCGTCTCGACAGAAAGCAGCCGTAAGAACAGCATGAGCATGGAAGAAAACGAACATGTTTGTTAG
- the mitfb gene encoding melanocyte inducing transcription factor b isoform X1: MQSESGIVPDFEVGEEFHEEPKTYYELKSQPLKNSNPSEQQHGSSKPPLGSSAMTSRILLRQQLMREQLQEQERREQQRRQSASYGQHSVTQTPAINVTAPSALSSATQVPMEVLKVQTHLENPTKYHIQQAQRQQVKAYLSTTTLGGKLGSQALSLPCPSQATDHGGMPPGPGNSAPNSPMALLTLNSNCEKEMDDVIDDIISLESSYNDDIMGLSLDPALQMVNTIPVTANLMDMYPSIHPPVISISNSCPANLSNIKREYSVIPSPAMMHMMEKPSSCGKFENYQRPEGFPVEAEVRALAKERQKKNNHNLIERRRRFNINDRIKELGTMIPKSNDPDMRWNKGTILKASVDYIRKLQREQQRAKELENRQKKLEHANRHLMLRIQELEMQARAHGLAIASSALCPSELAARAIKREAALGDCTQDMYPHAHPSSCPDMGRTSTLDLNDGTITFNDGHRSGPNLSADARAYGLVPKARGAKLDDILMDDTLSPVATSDPLLPSVSTESSRKNSMSMEENEHVC, from the exons taATCCATCTGAGCAGCAGCATGGCTCCTCGAAGCCCCCGCTGGGTTCCTCGGCCATGACCTCTCGTATCCTGCTCCGCCAGCAGCTGATGCGCGAGCAGCTCCAAGAGCAAGAGCGCCGCGAGCAGCAGAGACGCCAGAGCGCATCTTACGGTCAGCACTCCGTCACCCAGACCCCTGCCATCAACGTCACCGCACCCTCCGCTCTGTCCAGTGCCACCCAGGTGCCCATGGAAGTCTTGAAG gTTCAAACCCATCTTGAAAATCCCACCAAGTATCACATCCAGCAGGCTCAGAGGCAGCAGGTGAAAGCTTATCTGTCTACCACTACTCTGGGAGGAAAGCTTGGATCGCAGGCGTTGAGTTTGCCGTGCCCCAGCCAGGCCACAGATCACGGGGGAATGCCTCCGGGGCCGGGCAACAGCGCCCCAAACAGTCCCATGGCCTTACTGACACTGAACTCCAACTGCGAGAAAGAG ATGGATGATGTCATTGATGACATAATTAGTTTGGAATCAAGCTACAATGATGATATAATGGGACTCTCCTTGGACCCTGCGCTTCAGATGGTCAACACG ATTCCTGTGACGGCCAATCTCATGGACATGTACCCCAGCATTCATCCTCCTGTAATTTCTATCAGTAACTCCTGCCCTGCTAACCTATCCAATATTAAAAGGGAATACTCTG TTATTCCATCTCCAGCCATGATGCACATGATGGAGAAGCCCAGCTCCTGCGGCAAGTTTGAAAACTATCAAAGGCCTGAAGGGTTTCCTGTGG aGGCAGAAGTTCGCGCTCTCGCAAAGGAAAGGCAAAAAAAGAACAACCATAATCTGA TTGAGAGAAGACGAAGGTTCAACATCAACGATCGAATCAAAGAACTGGGGACTATGATCCCGAAATCAAACGACCC GGACATGCGCTGGAACAAGGGCACCATTCTTAAAGCTTCTGTGGACTATATCAGAAAACTTCAGAGAGAGCAGCAACGTGCCAAAGAACTGGAGAACCGTCAGAAGAAGCTCGAACATGCCAACCGTCATCTGATGCTCAGGATACAG GAGTTAGAAATGCAAGCTCGAGCACATGGACTTGCCATCGCCTCTTCTGCGCTCTGTCCGTCCGAGCTGGCGGCCCGGGCTATAAAACGAGAGGCAGCCCTCGGAGACTGCACCCAGGATATGTACCCCCACGCACACCCGTCTTCCTGCCCGGACATGGGCCGAACGAGCACCCTAGACCTTAATGACGGTACAATCACCTTTAACGACGGCCACCGTTCAGGCCCTAACCTGTCCGCTGATGCGCGGGCATATGGTCTCGTCCCGAAAGCACGCGGAGCTAAACTCGACGACATCCTGATGGACGACACATTGTCACCCGTAGCAACGAGCGACCCGCTCCTCCCCTCCGTCTCGACAGAAAGCAGCCGTAAGAACAGCATGAGCATGGAAGAAAACGAACATGTTTGTTAG
- the mitfb gene encoding melanocyte inducing transcription factor b isoform X3 produces MQSESGIVPDFEVGEEFHEEPKTYYELKSQPLKNSNPSEQQHGSSKPPLGSSAMTSRILLRQQLMREQLQEQERREQQRRQSASYGQHSVTQTPAINVTAPSALSSATQVPMEVLKVQTHLENPTKYHIQQAQRQQVKAYLSTTTLGGKLGSQALSLPCPSQATDHGGMPPGPGNSAPNSPMALLTLNSNCEKEMDDVIDDIISLESSYNDDIMGLSLDPALQMVNTIPVTANLMDMYPSIHPPVISISNSCPANLSNIKREYSEAEVRALAKERQKKNNHNLIERRRRFNINDRIKELGTMIPKSNDPDMRWNKGTILKASVDYIRKLQREQQRAKELENRQKKLEHANRHLMLRIQELEMQARAHGLAIASSALCPSELAARAIKREAALGDCTQDMYPHAHPSSCPDMGRTSTLDLNDGTITFNDGHRSGPNLSADARAYGLVPKARGAKLDDILMDDTLSPVATSDPLLPSVSTESSRKNSMSMEENEHVC; encoded by the exons taATCCATCTGAGCAGCAGCATGGCTCCTCGAAGCCCCCGCTGGGTTCCTCGGCCATGACCTCTCGTATCCTGCTCCGCCAGCAGCTGATGCGCGAGCAGCTCCAAGAGCAAGAGCGCCGCGAGCAGCAGAGACGCCAGAGCGCATCTTACGGTCAGCACTCCGTCACCCAGACCCCTGCCATCAACGTCACCGCACCCTCCGCTCTGTCCAGTGCCACCCAGGTGCCCATGGAAGTCTTGAAG gTTCAAACCCATCTTGAAAATCCCACCAAGTATCACATCCAGCAGGCTCAGAGGCAGCAGGTGAAAGCTTATCTGTCTACCACTACTCTGGGAGGAAAGCTTGGATCGCAGGCGTTGAGTTTGCCGTGCCCCAGCCAGGCCACAGATCACGGGGGAATGCCTCCGGGGCCGGGCAACAGCGCCCCAAACAGTCCCATGGCCTTACTGACACTGAACTCCAACTGCGAGAAAGAG ATGGATGATGTCATTGATGACATAATTAGTTTGGAATCAAGCTACAATGATGATATAATGGGACTCTCCTTGGACCCTGCGCTTCAGATGGTCAACACG ATTCCTGTGACGGCCAATCTCATGGACATGTACCCCAGCATTCATCCTCCTGTAATTTCTATCAGTAACTCCTGCCCTGCTAACCTATCCAATATTAAAAGGGAATACTCTG aGGCAGAAGTTCGCGCTCTCGCAAAGGAAAGGCAAAAAAAGAACAACCATAATCTGA TTGAGAGAAGACGAAGGTTCAACATCAACGATCGAATCAAAGAACTGGGGACTATGATCCCGAAATCAAACGACCC GGACATGCGCTGGAACAAGGGCACCATTCTTAAAGCTTCTGTGGACTATATCAGAAAACTTCAGAGAGAGCAGCAACGTGCCAAAGAACTGGAGAACCGTCAGAAGAAGCTCGAACATGCCAACCGTCATCTGATGCTCAGGATACAG GAGTTAGAAATGCAAGCTCGAGCACATGGACTTGCCATCGCCTCTTCTGCGCTCTGTCCGTCCGAGCTGGCGGCCCGGGCTATAAAACGAGAGGCAGCCCTCGGAGACTGCACCCAGGATATGTACCCCCACGCACACCCGTCTTCCTGCCCGGACATGGGCCGAACGAGCACCCTAGACCTTAATGACGGTACAATCACCTTTAACGACGGCCACCGTTCAGGCCCTAACCTGTCCGCTGATGCGCGGGCATATGGTCTCGTCCCGAAAGCACGCGGAGCTAAACTCGACGACATCCTGATGGACGACACATTGTCACCCGTAGCAACGAGCGACCCGCTCCTCCCCTCCGTCTCGACAGAAAGCAGCCGTAAGAACAGCATGAGCATGGAAGAAAACGAACATGTTTGTTAG
- the LOC130409181 gene encoding 2-epi-5-epi-valiolone synthase isoform X1 has product MSHAEGISHVSDHETEFRLIHADDTWSRQTTDCEDVKGQLSDAKLYESTTEHGVTWMVVSPIIFTYRVMQCERLLDASNDTLLFGHIFNPTELQALKTNINGIKRFIVIDDTVNQLYGSQVAAYFEARNVIYKILPLPTTEENKSMLLVTKILEEVHKFGIDRRTEPIIAIGGGVCLDIVGLAASLYRRRTPYIRVPTTLLAYVDASVGAKNGVNFANCKNKLGSYVPPVATFLDRTFLRTLPHRHISNGMAEMLKMALMKHKGLFELLENDGKHLLDTSFQESEERTENMNKDAARVSTRLAIETMMEELAPNLWEDDLDRLVDFGHIISPELEMKTLPALLHGEAVNIDMAFMIYLAHETGLLTAEEKSHILVCMRGLELPLWHVDCTMDLIQKSLAERLKHSAGRLRMPLPTGLGQARIFNDIEDSILCRAFKKWCDEQRVDQ; this is encoded by the exons CTATGAGTCAACTACAGAACATGGAGTTACCTGGATGGTGGTCAGTCCCATCATCTTCACCTATCGAGTCATGCAATGTGAAAGATTACTGGATGCAAGCAATGATACCTTACTTTTTGGCCACATCTTTAATCCTACAGAGCTTCAAGCTCTTAAAACCAACATCAATGGAATAAAACGGTTCATCGTTATCGATGATACAGTTAACCAACTTTACGGCTCCCAGGTTGCAGCATACTTTGAAGCAAGAAATGTGATTTACAAGATCCTGCCTTTGCCAACAactgaagaaaacaaatctATGCTACTTGTGACCAAAATCTTGGAGGAGGTCCATAAATTCGGTATTGATCGTCGTACAGAGCCAATCATCGCTATTGGGGGCGGGGTGTGTCTTGATATTGTGGGTCTGGCGGCTTCTCTATATCGGAGACGTACTCCATATATTCGTGTTCCTACTACTCTTTTGGCGTATGTTGATGCCAGTGTGGGGGCCAAAAATGGAGTCAACTTTGCCAACTGTAAAAACAAGCTGGGGTCATACGTGCCCCCTGTGGCAACGTTCCTGGACAGGACTTTTCTGCGCACTCTACCACACCGCCATATTTCTAATGGGATGGCCGAGATGTTGAAG ATGGCACTGATGAAACACAAAGGACTGTTTGAGCTTTTGGAGAACGATGGCAAACATTTGTTGGACACCAGTTTCCAAGAATCAGAAGAACGTACAGAAAACATGAATAAAGATGCAGCGAGAGTATCAACTAGACTGGCCATAGAGACCATGATGGAGGAACTCGCCCCAAACCTGTGGGAGGATGACCTCGACAGACTTGTGGACTTTGGGCACATCATCAGTCCAGAACTTGAAATG AAAACACTTCCAGCGCTGCTTCATGGAGAAGCTGTGAACATAGATATGGCTTTCATGATTTATTTAGCTCATGAAACGGGCTTGCTGACGGCAGAGGAAAAAAGTCATATCTTAGTGTGTATGAGGGGTCTAGAGCTCCCTCTGTGGCATGTGGATTGCACCATGGACCTCATTCAGAAATCACTTGCTGAACGACTCAAACACTCTGCTGGACGTCTGAGGATGCCTCTACCTACAGGACTTGGCCAAGCAA GAATCTTCAATGACATAGAAGACAGCATCTTATGCCGTGCATTCAAGAAATGGTGTGATGAACAAAGAGTGGACCAATAA
- the LOC130409181 gene encoding 2-epi-5-epi-valiolone synthase isoform X2 — protein MCVPWGGYESTTEHGVTWMVVSPIIFTYRVMQCERLLDASNDTLLFGHIFNPTELQALKTNINGIKRFIVIDDTVNQLYGSQVAAYFEARNVIYKILPLPTTEENKSMLLVTKILEEVHKFGIDRRTEPIIAIGGGVCLDIVGLAASLYRRRTPYIRVPTTLLAYVDASVGAKNGVNFANCKNKLGSYVPPVATFLDRTFLRTLPHRHISNGMAEMLKMALMKHKGLFELLENDGKHLLDTSFQESEERTENMNKDAARVSTRLAIETMMEELAPNLWEDDLDRLVDFGHIISPELEMKTLPALLHGEAVNIDMAFMIYLAHETGLLTAEEKSHILVCMRGLELPLWHVDCTMDLIQKSLAERLKHSAGRLRMPLPTGLGQARIFNDIEDSILCRAFKKWCDEQRVDQ, from the exons CTATGAGTCAACTACAGAACATGGAGTTACCTGGATGGTGGTCAGTCCCATCATCTTCACCTATCGAGTCATGCAATGTGAAAGATTACTGGATGCAAGCAATGATACCTTACTTTTTGGCCACATCTTTAATCCTACAGAGCTTCAAGCTCTTAAAACCAACATCAATGGAATAAAACGGTTCATCGTTATCGATGATACAGTTAACCAACTTTACGGCTCCCAGGTTGCAGCATACTTTGAAGCAAGAAATGTGATTTACAAGATCCTGCCTTTGCCAACAactgaagaaaacaaatctATGCTACTTGTGACCAAAATCTTGGAGGAGGTCCATAAATTCGGTATTGATCGTCGTACAGAGCCAATCATCGCTATTGGGGGCGGGGTGTGTCTTGATATTGTGGGTCTGGCGGCTTCTCTATATCGGAGACGTACTCCATATATTCGTGTTCCTACTACTCTTTTGGCGTATGTTGATGCCAGTGTGGGGGCCAAAAATGGAGTCAACTTTGCCAACTGTAAAAACAAGCTGGGGTCATACGTGCCCCCTGTGGCAACGTTCCTGGACAGGACTTTTCTGCGCACTCTACCACACCGCCATATTTCTAATGGGATGGCCGAGATGTTGAAG ATGGCACTGATGAAACACAAAGGACTGTTTGAGCTTTTGGAGAACGATGGCAAACATTTGTTGGACACCAGTTTCCAAGAATCAGAAGAACGTACAGAAAACATGAATAAAGATGCAGCGAGAGTATCAACTAGACTGGCCATAGAGACCATGATGGAGGAACTCGCCCCAAACCTGTGGGAGGATGACCTCGACAGACTTGTGGACTTTGGGCACATCATCAGTCCAGAACTTGAAATG AAAACACTTCCAGCGCTGCTTCATGGAGAAGCTGTGAACATAGATATGGCTTTCATGATTTATTTAGCTCATGAAACGGGCTTGCTGACGGCAGAGGAAAAAAGTCATATCTTAGTGTGTATGAGGGGTCTAGAGCTCCCTCTGTGGCATGTGGATTGCACCATGGACCTCATTCAGAAATCACTTGCTGAACGACTCAAACACTCTGCTGGACGTCTGAGGATGCCTCTACCTACAGGACTTGGCCAAGCAA GAATCTTCAATGACATAGAAGACAGCATCTTATGCCGTGCATTCAAGAAATGGTGTGATGAACAAAGAGTGGACCAATAA